A stretch of Besnoitia besnoiti strain Bb-Ger1 chromosome Unknown contig00015, whole genome shotgun sequence DNA encodes these proteins:
- a CDS encoding WD domain, G-beta repeat-containing protein (encoded by transcript BESB_027820) — protein sequence MPLFDDDVEPLDDSAASSSSSCPECRVSPEFSSVNFCSASLDPRLPPSSTSCQHKNGSLPSSLLSAACLSPRASSSPSSSPTDSGGPTPAVNGCAYSLEERHMIWRKNAALHYGAVLSHKMEWPSMTVEFLTPPSSSSFAGGVSGRGSAASAVSTGDAYVSHRLLLGTCTNGEEKNFLTIAELRWPAPSLEEDPLKCESYSGFIPPRARAKSILASAGLPGGPGNATAAAASASLAAQHVPSLETKARILHPGDLIRAKHMPQNAFNIVTINEEGLGMYWNFSRHPSFPAADQVIAKPQLLLSPPGSSSELAKLQAAAWMPGGENAGFLFSCTDTGLVCLWDLRKTGAQHMPKSRDSLSTSGLAHVRKTVYGGNVTIAEGTPEISPLACVSLSSSASSSSLSLNDIQVHPRYPVVVGTAGEDGALRVFDMRQAHGEALSVSAASAVKSSVSASSLASDSSLLQLSSSSAGVPLPAKQRVYPPVSSPGVSAAAAPAALNSLSFNRHSEHVVAVGSARGAVSLFDLRLLARPFLSLFHDSEEVTALQFAPSASSLLAAASAGGDVVLWDLSERAAGAAVSAARLRREKNEDVEMGEGEASAAAAAGAASRQAAFVHAGHAAGVSDFAWCAEAASAGAGGGAQGGRRSEPAEKGRVGALLGASVAWDNRVQVWQPSEHLFVDQGAGW from the exons ATGCCGCTCTtcgacgacgacgtcgaGCCTCTCGAcgactccgccgcttcctcctcttcatcttgTCCTGAGTGTCGTGTTTCGCCAGAGTTCTCCTCGGTCAATTTCTGCTCCGCCTCACTCGACCCGCGTCTCCCGCCCTCTTCTACCTCCTGTCAACATAAGAATGGCTCTCTtccgtcctctctcttgtctgcggcgtgtctgtcgccacgcgcgtcttcctcgccgtcttcctcacCCACCGACAGTGGAGGCCCAACTCCAGCGGTCAACGGGTGTGCATACAGCTTAGAAGAGCGTCACATGATCTGGCGTAAAAACGCCGCTCTCCACTACGGGGCAGTGCTCAGTCACAAAATGGAGTGGCCTTCGATGACG GTCGAATTCCTCACGcccccgtcgtcgtcgtcctttGCAGGCGGGGTGAGCGGCCGGggctctgcagcgtctgcagtcTCCACCGGCGACGCGTACGTCTCGCATCGGCTGCTTCTTGGCACCTGCACGAatggagaagaaaagaactTTTTGACCATCGCCGAACTGCGGtggcctgcgccgtcgctcgaGGAAGACCCTCTCAAATGCGAATCCTACTCTG GTTTTattccgcctcgcgcgcgagccaaGTCTATCCTGGCGAGTGCAGGGCTGCCTGGAGGCCCAGGGAACGCcacagccgcggccgcgagcgcctcgctggccGCGCAGCACGTCCCCTCCctcgagacgaaggcgcggatCCTGCACCCTGGCGACTTGATTCGCGCCAAGCACATGCCTCAGAACGCCTTCAACATCGTCACCATCAACGAAGAGGGCCTCGGCATGTACTGGAACTTCTCCAGGCACCCTTCGTTCCCTG CTGCGGACCAAGTCATTGCGAAGCCGCAgttgcttctctctccgccgggGTCGTCGTCCGAACTCGCcaagctgcaggcggcggcgtggatgCCTGGCGGCGAGAACGCAGGATTTCTTTTCAGCTGTACAGACACCGGGTTGGTGTGCCTGTGGGACTTGCGGAAGACGGGCGCGCAGCACATGCCAAAGTCGCGCGACTCTTTGTCTACTagcggcctcgcgcacgTGAGGAAAACTGTGTATGGCGGCAACGTCACGATTGCGGAGGGAACGCCAGAAATCAGTCCGCtggcgtgcgtctctctctcttcttccgcctcttcctcttcgctctctctgaaCGACATCCAGGTGCATCCGCGGTACCCCGTCGTCGTTGGAACAGCCGGCGAAGACGGAGCTCTGCGCGTGTTTGACATGCGCCAGGCGCACGGTGAGGCGCTCTCTGtgtcggcggcctctgcggtaAAGTCCTCTGTCTCggcttcgtctctcgcgtccGACAGCTCTCTCCTGcagctctcttcgtcttcggctgGCGTGCCTCTACCCGCGAAACAGCGCGTCTATCCTCCGGTCTCCTCTCCGGGCGtctcagcagccgcggcgcccgcggccctGAACTCGCTCAGCTTCAACCGGCACAGCGAGCACGTCGTGGCTGTGGGctcagcgcgcggcgcggtgtctctcttcgacttgcggcttctcgcgcggccgttcctctctcttttccaCGACTCCGAAGAGGTCACAGCGCTCCAGttcgcgccgagcgcgtcctcgctcctcgccgcggcctctgccggcggcgacgtcgtCCTGTGGGACTTGAGCGAGCGggccgcgggggcggcagtctccgccgcgcggctgcgcagagaaaaaaacgaagacgTCGAGAtgggcgaaggcgaggcctcggctgcggctgccgctggggCGGCGTCTCGACAGGCGGCTTTTGTTCACGCAGGACACGCGGCAGGCGTCAGCGACTTCGCCTGgtgcgccgaggccgcgtccgctggcgccggcggaggagcgcagGGCGGTCGGCGCAGCGAACCGGCTGAGAAGGGCCGCGTCGGTGCGCTGCTAGGCGCCAGTGTTGCCTGGGACAACCGCGTGCAGGTCTGGCAGCCCTCTGAGCACCTGTTCGTCGACCAGGGCGCCGGATGGTGA